The Setaria viridis chromosome 9, Setaria_viridis_v4.0, whole genome shotgun sequence sequence TGAATTTGACCCAATTATTCAAGAACATGTTCGTCGTATTACAAGTGAGGAAACTCAAGCTCATTATCTTGATTTTAagattcagaatgagttgatacATTTGCTTGCTTCTGCTATTAAGTCTgaaattattaagaaaataaagagtGCAAAGTACTTCTCTGTCATACTTGATTGTACTCCTGATGCAAGCCACCAAGAACAAATGTCTTTAATTATAAGATATGTTGACTCATCTTCAAGTGATGTTCGCGTAGAAGAATCCTTTATAGGATTTTTGGATGTCAATGATACAACTGGGCAAGGAATTTTTGACGTGCTAGAGAATGAACTAAAGCTCCTTGGTCTTGATATAGATGATGTGAGAGGACAAGGTTATGATAATGGGTCAAATATGAAAGGGAAACATAAAGGGGTAAAAAAGAAACTTTTGGATGTAAATCCTCGTGCTTTCTATTCTGCTTGTGGTTGCCATAGCCTTAATTTAACACTTTGTGATATGGCTAAGACTTGTGGTAAAGCTAAGGATTTCTTTGGAATCATCCAGCGCATCTATACAACTTTTGCTAATTCTACCAAGAAATGGCAGATTCTGAAAGATAACATATCAGGATTGACTCTTAAGTCAGTATCAGCTACACGTTGGGAGAGTCGTGTTGAAAGTGTTAAAGCTATAAGATTTCAGTGCACAGACATTCGAGAGGCTCTACTTCAGGTACCCAATATTATTGTACACTTGTACTGATATTTGATAATGATGTACTTATTTTGGCAATCTCCAACTATAACacatattttcttcctttcaatTTCAGGTATCTGATGTTGATAATGATCCAAAAACAAGCAGTGAGGCTAAGGGCTTGGCAAACAATGAACTTGGAGAATATGAATTTATATTGTCAATCGTCATTTGGTATGAGGTATTATATGCCGTTAATTTAGTAAGCAAACACTTGcaagcaaaagatatgcttaTTGATGTTGCCATTGAGAAAGTGGAAGGGTTGATTTCTTTCTTCAAGGGTTATAGGGAAACTGGTTTCTCAGAAGCATTAGAGATTGCCAAAGGGATTGCACTTGAGATGGATATTGGTACAACGTTTCGTAAAAGAagagaaattaaaagaaagaaacaatttgatgagaACCTAGATGACACAAATGCTACTACACAATCTGCCGAGGAGCTATTTAGAATAAGCTATTTTTTACCTATTGTTGATCAAGCAATTTCCTCACTCACAACAAGATTTGAACAGTACCAGAGTTACCAACAAAATTTTGGTTTCCTATTTACCTCTGAAACATTACAATCATTGGATGACACGAGTTTGAAATCTTCTTGTGATAATCTTGGGGCTGTCCTTACAAAAGACGGAAAATCTGATGTTGATGCCAATGATTTGTATGTGGAGTTAAAGTTTCTTCAACATTTCATTCCTAAAGAAAATATGGGTCCTATTGAAATTCTAAAGTTCCTAAAGCGGCATGACTGTTTTCCCAATGCAAGTATTGCATATAGAATTCTGTTGACCATTCCTGTGACCGTTGCATCAGCAGAgcgaagcttttcaaaattgaaactATTGAAGTCATATTTACGTTCGACAATGACACAACAAAGACTTAATGATTTGGCTACAATAGCACTTGAAAGTGGATTACTGGAGAAGATTGATTATGAGCATATTattgaagatttcatttcaAGGAATACTAAAAGAATGAAGTACTtcaattaaagattatgaaagcAAAAGTTGAATAGGTACGATTTTTGATATATCTTATTgtgatatatatcatatatcttatttaaagttctattttttttaaggtaGATCTCATTTTAAAGTTTGGTACAGGGCCTCGATTTTTGCCGGCTCGGCCCTGGGATCAAGCATGGCAAGGAATTGTGCTTGGAGGAACTTGCAGCTCTCTTTCCGTTGGGTGGGTGCCTTTTGACTGGGAAGATCATCGCCATATTCTTTGGGTCTGCACACGTCCATCTAAGTATTTGTCTTTTTAATTCTTGCCTTTTTAGATAGGCTGAGAGTTGAACAAGGCTCTTGTGACCCGATGATGATAATCATGAAGCTCACAAGATCAGGTCAGGGTATCCATCTCGCGGGAAACGTGAAGAAACAAACGTGTTCCTATTGGGACCAAGCTGCGTTTGCCTTTCTGCATTGTTTTTCTATGACGTTTGCATTGTTTACAACGGAACGGATTAAAATAAGTTTAGGATCCGATATGCATGCATATACGAAAACCGCGAAATTGGGGTGGGGAAGTGCAGAGAAACACGGGCTCTCGGACGTACGCGGGTACCTCGTGGAGGAATTAAAAATGATGATGGAAACGGAAATGCCGGTGCAAAATGCTCATATAAAAATTGATGAGCCTCTGGATGCCAGTTGCTGCTACGCTGATGTAATGTTTAGGCAGCGAGGTGTCCGGTTTGCAGCCGCACAGATATAGGGTTCATTATTCTCACGTAGAGACATGCCTACTAGGCTATGTACTTGTCCATAACGGAATATCGTGTGTTGCACGCAGGCGCAACGATTTTTGGTCTCTGGAAGTGCAAGCTGATACAAAATAAAACTAGCATTTCCGACACTACTCGCTGGTCATGTCCCAGaagatttcatggcagagtttTTCGTTTTTTGGTAGCGTGACGTCACCACTTCGGTAGGAAACATAAGAGGGAAATGATGGCAGCCTCTTGAATTACATGCACGGGTATGACCTCATAACAATTCATACGAGAATAGGGTACGAGAGTAAATTTTATGCAGTAtcttagggcgtgtttggtttGGGGTCGATGTTCCGTTTGGTTGGAAATTGAGTGGGTTAGGTTCGTCCTCGATAGAGAATATTTCCCGTAAATACGGGTCGAATGCATCcgcccaaaacgagcggacgcacTCGACCCACACGGACTCCGTCCGCTACGTTCGAGCGATCGGGGGCGCCCGCGCGCCGCTGGGCCGACGCCACCGACGCCCGCTGGCCCCGCCACCCTCCGCGCGCAGGgacagggagagggagggagggctgGCGGGTGGTGCAAGagcagggcggcgtaggagagagggagggaggggtggcgggCAGTGCAGGAGAGAGGGAAAGAGGGGTGGCGGCacaggagagagggagggaggggcggcgggcggcgcaggacagag is a genomic window containing:
- the LOC117838184 gene encoding uncharacterized protein — encoded protein: MSSANRSRKYESGYQKRKKKQRIEDLTQSQKGAMDKFVRKESTDNQSLGQGQGAALDNNDDNDPTDGQIETENIVGVEEVNDDNIVADVNDSFQPDIFDPRYWDSLDHKQIDILAEKGPTRDLSITKGPKDRYSRRFSALFYTRILSNGEHCDRDWLVYSKELDKVFCFGCKLFTKGHRKGQLANEGFNDWIHLGIRLKEHETSPNHVLSMTTWYELRSRLQKDQTIDKDAQRQLEKEKDHWRKVLFRIVCIVKFLAKHNLAFRGTNSKMYEDSNGNFLGLVEMLAEFDPIIQEHVRRITSEETQAHYLDFKIQNELIHLLASAIKSEIIKKIKSAKYFSVILDCTPDASHQEQMSLIIRYVDSSSSDVRVEESFIGFLDVNDTTGQGIFDVLENELKLLGLDIDDVRGQGYDNGSNMKGKHKGVKKKLLDVNPRAFYSACGCHSLNLTLCDMAKTCGKAKDFFGIIQRIYTTFANSTKKWQILKDNISGLTLKSVSATRWESRVESVKAIRFQCTDIREALLQVSDVDNDPKTSSEAKGLANNELGEYEFILSIVIWYEVLYAVNLVSKHLQAKDMLIDVAIEKVEGLISFFKGYRETGFSEALEIAKGIALEMDIGTTFRKRREIKRKKQFDENLDDTNATTQSAEELFRISYFLPIVDQAISSLTTRFEQYQSYQQNFGFLFTSETLQSLDDTSLKSSCDNLGAVLTKDGKSDVDANDLYVELKFLQHFIPKENMGPIEILKFLKRHDCFPNASIAYRILLTIPVTVASAERSFSKLKLLKSYLRSTMTQQRLNDLATIALESGLLEKIDYEHIIEDFISRNTKRMKYFN